A genomic segment from Endomicrobiales bacterium encodes:
- a CDS encoding DUF721 domain-containing protein, with protein MAFLTPKEIITKVKNGKLQAVEKKENIDKKSKAILTALFGETIPTALNAWQNEFSYLAPGAKIIGFYDGNLLIEVVSNTHLHAIILSKKRIIEKINQYFGNSKPIKGLKCHLK; from the coding sequence ATGGCCTTTCTTACTCCCAAAGAGATAATCACAAAAGTAAAAAATGGCAAATTACAAGCCGTAGAGAAAAAAGAAAATATCGACAAAAAATCCAAAGCTATACTTACCGCGCTTTTTGGCGAAACAATACCAACCGCGTTAAATGCATGGCAAAACGAGTTTAGTTATTTGGCACCTGGCGCAAAAATAATTGGGTTTTATGACGGTAATTTGTTAATAGAAGTTGTTTCAAATACGCACTTACACGCCATCATTTTAAGTAAAAAACGAATAATTGAAAAAATTAATCAATACTTTGGCAACTCCAAACCAATAAAAGGTTTAAAGTGCCATCTTAAATAA